In the Terriglobales bacterium genome, AGTTTCCCAGTTGTCTGCGATTCTCCTTCACCAGGAACAAGCTGGAGAAATCGCGAAAACCCAGCTCCTCTGCGTGCGCATGTCTCAGCTACGATTGGAACAGAAACCGTGGCAACCCTTGTCAAAGTTAGGCGGATGCAGCTTTGCGCGTTTTCTGAATGCGGTCGAGAAACTCATGCATCAACGACCCAATCCGATCCACTTCTTCTTCCAACGCGAAATGGCCCGTGTCGAAAAGATGGAGCTCTGCACTGGGGATATCTCTTTTGTAGAGTTCAGCACCCTCCACTGTAAAGATTCCATCGTGTTTGCCCCAAGTGATCAGCATGGAGGGCTGTCGTTTACGGAAATACTCCTGCCAGTCGGCAAAGACATCCAGCGTAACACCGGCCAATCAGTTCCCCTTGGGAACTGCGATGTCGTTGGAGCGGCGCTTGTCACTGCTGAACTGGGCGGCGACGGAAGGCTCGGCGGTCATCGAGGACGATTACGACTCCGAGTACCGTTATTTTGGACGACCGCTGGCGGCGCTTCAAAGCCTGGACCGCGCCGGGTGCGTGATTTATGTCGGCACCTTCACCAAGATGCTTTTTAACGCGTTGCGCCTCGGTTTCCTGGCGCTGCCCGCACATCTAGTGGAACCGTT is a window encoding:
- a CDS encoding alpha/beta fold hydrolase; amino-acid sequence: MAGVTLDVFADWQEYFRKRQPSMLITWGKHDGIFTVEGAELYKRDIPSAELHLFDTGHFALEEEVDRIGSLMHEFLDRIQKTRKAASA